In Campylobacter vicugnae, a genomic segment contains:
- a CDS encoding heavy metal transport/detoxification protein: MKLEVKNINCQSCVNLIKNSLEDEFGTIIIDLTSEPKILTIDINSDEIKAKFIDELNELGFEVIKEI, from the coding sequence ATGAAATTAGAAGTTAAAAATATTAATTGTCAAAGCTGTGTTAATTTGATAAAAAACTCTCTTGAAGATGAATTTGGCACTATTATCATTGATTTAACAAGTGAGCCAAAAATTCTTACTATAGATATAAATAGTGATGAGATTAAGGCTAAATTTATAGATGAGCTAAATGAGCTTGGCTTTGAAGTTATTAAAGAAATTTAG
- a CDS encoding YebC/PmpR family DNA-binding transcriptional regulator: MGRAFEYRRASKEARWDKMSKLFPKLAKAITVAAKEGGSDPDMNPKLRSAIATAKAQNMPKDNIDAAIKRASGKDSSDIKTIFYDGKAAHGVQIIVETATDNATRTVANVKAIFNKNGGEILPSGSLSFMFSRKAVFEVEIPAGDLEELELDLIDYGLELLEQSEDSLMIYGDYTSFGTLSDGIEKCNLTLKKGSLQYIPNSTITLSDEQLGEIEKLLDKLDDDDDVQAVYTNIE; encoded by the coding sequence ATGGGAAGAGCATTTGAGTATAGAAGAGCTAGTAAAGAGGCTAGATGGGATAAGATGAGTAAGCTATTTCCAAAGTTAGCCAAAGCTATTACAGTTGCAGCCAAAGAGGGTGGAAGTGATCCAGATATGAACCCAAAACTTCGCTCAGCAATAGCTACAGCAAAAGCTCAAAATATGCCAAAAGATAATATTGATGCAGCAATCAAAAGAGCAAGTGGAAAAGATAGCAGCGATATTAAAACTATATTTTACGATGGCAAAGCAGCTCATGGTGTGCAAATCATTGTAGAAACTGCGACCGATAATGCCACTAGAACAGTAGCAAATGTTAAGGCTATATTTAATAAAAATGGTGGTGAAATATTACCAAGCGGAAGCCTTAGCTTTATGTTTAGCCGTAAGGCAGTTTTTGAAGTTGAGATACCAGCTGGCGATCTTGAAGAGCTTGAATTAGATCTTATTGATTATGGTCTTGAACTATTAGAACAGAGTGAAGATAGCTTGATGATATATGGAGATTATACAAGTTTTGGTACGCTTAGTGATGGGATTGAAAAGTGTAATCTAACATTAAAAAAAGGTAGTTTGCAATATATTCCAAACTCGACAATTACTCTAAGCGATGAACAGCTTGGCGAGATAGAAAAGCTTTTAGACAAGCTTGATGATGATGATGATGTACAAGCTGTATATACAAATATAGAATAA
- a CDS encoding peptidylprolyl isomerase — protein sequence MEELKVYEIDVNELAKFKFAVIKTDKGDMIAELYPQETPQTVANFANLAKSGFYDGLNFHRVIPNFVIQGGCPYGSGIGGPGWRIKCECVGQKRKHNRGSLSMAHAGRDTGGSQFFVCHSAQPHLNGVHTVFGELINDESKAVLDSIRQGDKITTIEIKESL from the coding sequence ATGGAAGAGTTAAAAGTATATGAGATAGATGTTAATGAGTTAGCTAAATTTAAATTTGCAGTTATAAAAACAGATAAAGGTGATATGATAGCTGAATTATACCCACAAGAGACACCGCAAACTGTGGCTAATTTTGCAAATTTAGCAAAATCTGGATTTTATGATGGATTAAATTTTCATAGAGTAATTCCAAATTTTGTTATTCAAGGTGGTTGCCCATATGGTAGTGGGATTGGCGGTCCAGGCTGGAGAATTAAATGCGAATGCGTAGGACAAAAACGCAAACACAATAGAGGTAGTCTAAGTATGGCTCACGCCGGCAGGGATACTGGCGGTAGTCAGTTTTTTGTTTGTCATAGCGCTCAGCCGCATCTAAATGGCGTGCATACCGTCTTTGGCGAATTAATCAATGATGAGAGCAAGGCAGTGCTTGATTCTATTAGACAAGGTGATAAAATCACTACAATTGAGATTAAAGAGAGCCTATAA